The following proteins are encoded in a genomic region of Mycobacterium kiyosense:
- the fadE7 gene encoding acyl-CoA dehydrogenase: protein MSTPPSFDPYDPLGLDASLSSDEVAVRDTVRAFCAEHVLPHVAGWFEDGDLPVARELAKQFGELGLLGMHLEGYGCGGASAVHYGLACLELEAADSGIRSLVSVQGSLAMFAIWNNGSEEQKQQWLPGMAAGELIGCFGLTEPDAGSDPAAMKTRARRDGSDWVLNGRKMWITNGSIADVAVVWAATDDGVRGFLVPTDTAGFSANTIHHKLSLRASITSELVLDDVRLPAESMLPGASGLKGPLSCLSEARYGIVWGAMGAARSAWQAALDYATQRTQFDRPIAGFQLTQAKLVDMAVELHKGQLLSLHLGRLKDSVGLRPEQVSFGKLNNTREALEICRTARTILGGNGISLEYPVIRHMVNLESVLTYEGTPEMHQLVLGQAFTGLSAFR from the coding sequence ATGAGCACACCGCCGTCGTTCGATCCCTACGACCCGCTGGGCCTGGACGCATCATTGTCCAGCGATGAGGTCGCCGTACGCGACACCGTCCGCGCGTTCTGCGCCGAGCACGTACTTCCGCACGTGGCCGGGTGGTTCGAGGACGGTGACCTGCCGGTGGCGCGCGAGCTGGCCAAGCAGTTCGGCGAATTGGGCCTGCTCGGTATGCATCTGGAGGGGTACGGGTGCGGCGGGGCCTCGGCGGTGCATTACGGGCTGGCGTGTCTGGAATTGGAGGCTGCGGATTCCGGCATCAGGTCGCTGGTGTCGGTGCAGGGTTCGCTGGCGATGTTCGCGATCTGGAACAACGGTTCGGAGGAGCAGAAGCAACAGTGGTTGCCGGGGATGGCTGCCGGTGAGTTGATCGGCTGCTTCGGGTTGACCGAGCCTGACGCCGGCTCCGATCCGGCCGCGATGAAAACCCGGGCCCGGCGCGATGGATCCGACTGGGTGCTCAACGGCCGCAAGATGTGGATCACCAATGGCTCGATCGCCGACGTAGCCGTGGTGTGGGCCGCCACCGATGACGGCGTGCGCGGTTTCCTGGTCCCGACCGACACCGCGGGCTTCTCCGCCAACACCATCCATCACAAGCTGTCGTTGCGGGCGTCGATCACCAGTGAATTGGTGCTGGACGACGTGCGCCTGCCCGCCGAGTCGATGTTGCCCGGCGCCAGCGGTTTGAAGGGACCGCTGTCGTGCCTGTCGGAGGCGCGGTACGGGATCGTCTGGGGCGCGATGGGTGCGGCCCGCTCGGCGTGGCAGGCCGCATTGGACTACGCGACCCAGCGCACCCAGTTCGACCGTCCGATCGCCGGATTTCAGCTGACCCAGGCCAAGCTGGTCGACATGGCCGTCGAGTTGCACAAGGGACAGCTGCTGTCGCTGCACCTGGGCCGGTTGAAGGACAGCGTGGGCCTGCGGCCCGAGCAGGTCAGCTTCGGCAAGCTGAACAACACCCGGGAAGCACTCGAGATCTGCCGGACGGCCCGAACCATCCTCGGCGGCAACGGAATATCGCTGGAGTATCCGGTGATCCGGCACATGGTGAACCTGGAGTCGGTGCTCACCTACGAGGGCACCCCGGAGATGCACCAACTGGTCCTCGGGCAGGCGTTTACCGGACTGTCCGCGTTCAGGTAG
- a CDS encoding putative S-adenosyl-L-methionine-dependent methyltransferase codes for MARTDGDTWDLTTGVGITATFSAAARAVATTKGLINDPFAESLVRAAGVEYFVRLIEDHAYSTDGGIDPVTTGMINVLAVHGRFLDGFLTQSVRAGIRQVVNLGAGLDTRAYRLWWPVGTTVYELDRPDVTDFKVRMMRELGAKLSVNRCAVGVDLRDDWLTALLRTGFDPVQPTLWIAENLLLGYLPPDAQDRLLRDITGVSAAGSQFAADHLPWTQLQLQEGHAFIDLWRRQGLDVDLTKLTYTAEFPSVPENLAAQRWQICDRDIVELLGVVGLGGRRRMRPRDIAASPRYVTGMLPGDTR; via the coding sequence ATGGCACGCACCGACGGCGACACCTGGGACCTGACCACCGGCGTCGGGATCACCGCTACCTTCAGCGCCGCCGCCCGGGCGGTGGCCACCACAAAAGGCCTGATCAACGACCCGTTCGCCGAGTCGTTGGTGCGCGCCGCCGGGGTGGAATATTTCGTCCGGCTGATCGAGGACCATGCGTATTCGACCGACGGCGGCATCGACCCGGTGACGACCGGAATGATCAATGTGCTGGCCGTGCACGGCCGATTCCTGGACGGGTTCCTGACTCAATCCGTGCGGGCCGGCATTCGTCAGGTGGTGAACCTGGGTGCGGGCCTGGATACCCGCGCGTATCGGCTGTGGTGGCCAGTGGGCACGACGGTGTACGAGCTGGACCGGCCCGACGTGACTGACTTCAAGGTTCGGATGATGCGCGAGTTGGGCGCCAAGCTGTCGGTGAACCGGTGCGCCGTGGGCGTGGACCTGCGGGACGACTGGCTGACCGCGCTGCTGCGCACCGGCTTCGACCCCGTGCAACCCACCCTGTGGATCGCCGAGAATCTGCTGCTCGGCTACCTGCCGCCGGATGCGCAGGACCGGCTGCTGCGCGACATCACCGGCGTGAGCGCCGCCGGGAGTCAATTTGCCGCCGATCACCTGCCCTGGACTCAGTTGCAGTTGCAGGAGGGACATGCCTTCATCGACTTGTGGCGTCGGCAGGGCTTGGACGTGGATTTGACCAAACTCACCTACACGGCCGAATTCCCTTCGGTCCCAGAGAATCTGGCTGCCCAGCGCTGGCAGATCTGCGACCGCGACATCGTCGAGTTGCTGGGGGTCGTGGGTCTGGGGGGACGCCGTCGGATGCGGCCCCGCGATATCGCGGCCAGCCCGCGCTACGTCACCGGAATGCTGCCAGGCGACACGCGTTAG
- a CDS encoding N-acetyltransferase encodes MSAPSSPPTDSDAVQFVPVALDDPLAQPLLEELADEYAQRYGGERRLYRQWIVSGPDGQFTAPHGGMLIGVLDGTPVTGGAFCRYDAETAELKRVWTHRDHRRRGYAKALLRQLEAEIAICGYKRVYLVTGDRQPEAVELYASTGYTRLAEPLPARGPVLPIAFLKALA; translated from the coding sequence ATGTCCGCACCGTCTTCACCTCCCACCGATTCCGACGCTGTGCAGTTCGTGCCCGTCGCGCTGGACGACCCGCTGGCGCAGCCGCTGCTCGAGGAGTTGGCCGACGAGTACGCGCAACGCTACGGCGGGGAGCGCCGGCTTTATCGGCAATGGATTGTCAGCGGGCCGGACGGCCAGTTCACCGCTCCGCACGGCGGAATGCTGATCGGTGTGCTGGATGGCACTCCGGTGACCGGGGGTGCCTTCTGCCGCTACGACGCCGAGACCGCCGAACTCAAACGGGTGTGGACGCACCGCGACCATCGGCGCCGGGGCTACGCAAAGGCACTGCTGCGGCAGCTGGAAGCCGAGATTGCGATCTGCGGTTACAAAAGGGTGTACCTCGTCACCGGTGACCGCCAACCTGAGGCCGTGGAACTGTATGCGTCGACCGGTTACACCCGGCTGGCCGAACCGCTGCCCGCCCGCGGCCCGGTACTCCCGATCGCCTTCCTGAAAGCGCTGGCATGA
- a CDS encoding putative FMNH2-utilizing oxygenase: protein MTFHLGVALDGYGWHTQAWELFDEPRSVLSGRYWTDLAATAERGLLDFLTIDDTLMPQPGRRERIDPKRLAGRGDAVLVAARIAPGTRHIGLIPVATVTHTEPFHISKAIATLDFVSHGRAGWQPRVSATSHEAALFGRRTVDPAELFAEARDYVEVVRRLWHSWEDDAVIRDAATGRYIDVDKVHYIDFTGKYFSVKGPSITPRPPQGQPVVAVLAHAGPVYEFASDTADLVFITPADASISDLLKQVRDVSEKLKVFADIVVSFHGQDDFRSDTWVWSGNAAELVDLLLQWQRVGVDGARLRPAVHATDLPVIVDEVVPLLQRAGEFRDSYRDGETLRERLGLTA from the coding sequence ATGACGTTTCACCTCGGTGTCGCGCTCGACGGCTACGGCTGGCACACGCAGGCGTGGGAGCTCTTCGACGAGCCGCGGTCGGTGCTCAGCGGCCGCTACTGGACAGATCTCGCCGCCACGGCCGAGCGCGGGCTGCTGGACTTCCTCACCATCGACGACACCCTGATGCCGCAGCCGGGACGGCGGGAACGGATCGACCCGAAGCGGCTGGCCGGACGCGGCGACGCGGTGCTGGTCGCTGCCCGCATCGCTCCGGGCACACGGCACATCGGGTTGATCCCGGTGGCCACCGTCACCCACACCGAGCCATTCCACATCTCCAAAGCCATTGCCACCCTTGACTTTGTCTCGCACGGGCGGGCGGGCTGGCAGCCTCGGGTCAGCGCCACCAGCCACGAGGCGGCGCTGTTCGGCCGCCGCACCGTCGATCCCGCCGAGTTGTTCGCCGAAGCCCGCGACTACGTCGAGGTGGTACGCAGACTCTGGCACAGCTGGGAGGACGACGCGGTGATCCGCGACGCAGCGACCGGACGCTACATCGACGTCGACAAGGTGCACTACATCGACTTCACCGGAAAGTACTTCTCGGTGAAGGGACCCTCGATCACGCCGCGCCCGCCGCAGGGTCAGCCGGTGGTCGCGGTGCTGGCACACGCCGGCCCGGTGTACGAATTCGCCTCCGACACCGCCGATCTGGTGTTCATCACGCCCGCTGACGCCTCGATAAGCGACCTCCTGAAGCAGGTGCGGGACGTCTCGGAGAAGCTAAAGGTCTTCGCCGACATCGTGGTTTCATTCCACGGTCAGGACGACTTCCGCTCCGACACCTGGGTGTGGTCGGGCAACGCTGCCGAGTTGGTCGACCTACTGCTGCAGTGGCAGCGCGTAGGTGTCGACGGCGCCCGGCTGCGTCCCGCCGTGCACGCCACCGACCTGCCGGTGATCGTCGACGAGGTGGTGCCGCTGCTGCAGCGCGCAGGCGAGTTCCGCGACAGTTACCGGGACGGCGAGACGCTGCGCGAAAGGCTGGGTCTGACAGCATGA
- a CDS encoding putative monooxygenase, protein MIPLSILDLAPISAGSDPATALRNTIELAQHAEYLGYRRYWVAEHHFVAVASAAPAVLIGQIAANTKRIQVGAAAVQLGYTTAVAVVESFGMLDAFYPGRIDLGIGRSGQRRSEERKPKPPREHRPPRRWHEVDGVVVPTPFDVRELLDLERLQATMEILQQPEALSPDFAEQVGDILALLEGRYRVGEFDVHAVPGEGSGLRPWIFGSTRGQSARVAGALGLPFVASYHITPATALEAIEAYRDTFQPSAALAEPYVVVSADIVVAEDTATARQLATGYGHWVYSIRTGIGAMPYPAPEDCPPLTDEQYEVVKDRLATQFVGDPDEVADRLAALARVCGADELVVTSVTHRHQDRLRSHELIARRWGLNP, encoded by the coding sequence ATGATTCCGCTCTCGATCCTGGACCTGGCGCCGATCAGCGCCGGCAGTGACCCGGCTACCGCGTTGCGCAACACCATCGAACTGGCTCAGCACGCCGAATATCTGGGTTACCGTCGCTACTGGGTCGCCGAGCATCACTTCGTCGCGGTCGCCAGCGCGGCACCTGCGGTGCTGATCGGACAGATTGCGGCCAATACCAAGCGGATTCAAGTGGGCGCCGCGGCGGTCCAGCTGGGTTACACCACCGCCGTCGCGGTGGTCGAAAGCTTCGGCATGCTCGACGCGTTCTACCCTGGCCGGATCGATCTCGGGATCGGCCGATCCGGGCAGCGTCGTTCCGAGGAGCGCAAACCGAAGCCACCCAGGGAGCACAGGCCGCCGCGTCGGTGGCACGAAGTCGACGGGGTGGTGGTGCCAACGCCTTTCGACGTGCGTGAGCTGCTCGACCTGGAACGGCTGCAGGCCACCATGGAAATCCTGCAACAGCCCGAAGCGCTGTCGCCGGACTTCGCCGAGCAGGTCGGCGACATCCTAGCGTTGCTCGAAGGCCGCTACCGGGTAGGCGAATTCGACGTGCACGCGGTACCCGGCGAAGGATCCGGACTGCGGCCGTGGATTTTCGGCAGCACCCGGGGGCAGAGTGCGCGGGTGGCCGGGGCGCTGGGGTTGCCGTTCGTGGCCAGCTATCACATCACACCCGCCACCGCCTTGGAAGCGATCGAGGCCTACCGCGACACGTTCCAGCCGTCGGCAGCCCTGGCCGAGCCCTACGTGGTGGTTTCGGCCGACATCGTGGTAGCCGAGGACACCGCGACCGCCCGGCAGCTCGCCACCGGCTACGGCCATTGGGTGTACTCGATCCGCACGGGCATCGGGGCCATGCCCTACCCCGCCCCCGAGGACTGCCCACCGCTGACCGACGAGCAGTACGAGGTGGTGAAAGACCGGCTGGCAACACAATTCGTCGGCGATCCCGACGAGGTCGCCGACCGGCTCGCCGCGCTGGCGCGGGTCTGTGGGGCCGACGAACTGGTCGTCACCTCGGTTACTCACCGGCATCAAGACCGACTTCGCTCCCATGAACTGATCGCCCGGCGATGGGGGTTGAACCCATGA
- a CDS encoding putative oxygenase, translating into MSRKPIHLAAHFPGVNNTTVWTDPTAGSQIEFESFVHLARTAERGLFDFFFLAEGLRLREHRGRIYDLDVVGRPDTFTVLAALAAVTERIGLTGTINTTFNEPFEVARQFATLDHLSEGRSGWNIVTSSDAFTGANFRRGGFLAHSDRYARAEEFVEVARRFWDSWAPDAVVRRNGVYVDPAGIRRVEYQGAHFDVSGFATLPAGPQGHPVLLQAGDSDEGRNFGARYADALFTLHGSLEDGQRYYADVKGRARRFGRDPNQLKVFPAATFVLGDTADEAREKAHHVRRQQVSGPTAIAMLEQIWGRELSGYDPDGPLPDFDPVIDSDITQGRVRHGDPVAVARRFRERAEAANLSIREVVIAMTSREQFVGTATHIADEIDRYVQADACDGFILVPHLTPHGLDEFVDKVVPLLQERGAYRTEYSGQTLRENLGLGARSR; encoded by the coding sequence ATGAGTCGCAAGCCGATTCACCTGGCCGCGCATTTCCCCGGTGTCAACAACACCACGGTGTGGACCGACCCGACAGCGGGCAGCCAGATCGAGTTCGAATCGTTCGTGCATCTGGCCCGGACCGCTGAGCGTGGTTTGTTCGACTTCTTCTTCTTGGCTGAGGGACTGCGGTTGCGCGAGCACCGCGGCCGCATCTACGACCTGGACGTGGTCGGCCGCCCCGACACCTTCACCGTGCTGGCCGCGCTGGCCGCCGTCACCGAGCGGATCGGTCTGACCGGCACCATCAACACCACCTTCAACGAACCCTTTGAAGTGGCAAGGCAATTCGCCACCCTGGATCACCTGTCCGAAGGAAGGTCCGGCTGGAACATCGTCACCTCGTCAGATGCCTTCACCGGGGCCAACTTTCGGCGCGGCGGTTTTCTGGCGCACTCCGACCGATATGCGCGTGCCGAAGAATTCGTCGAGGTGGCGCGCAGGTTCTGGGACAGCTGGGCCCCGGATGCGGTGGTGCGGCGTAACGGCGTCTATGTGGACCCGGCCGGGATTCGCAGGGTCGAATACCAGGGTGCGCATTTCGACGTCAGCGGTTTCGCGACATTGCCTGCCGGCCCGCAAGGCCATCCGGTGTTGTTGCAGGCCGGCGATTCCGACGAAGGGCGCAACTTCGGTGCCCGGTATGCCGACGCGCTGTTCACCCTGCACGGGTCGCTGGAAGACGGTCAGCGGTATTACGCCGACGTGAAGGGCCGGGCCCGGCGATTCGGCCGGGATCCCAACCAGCTCAAGGTTTTTCCGGCAGCGACGTTCGTGCTCGGTGACACCGCCGACGAGGCCCGCGAGAAGGCGCACCACGTGCGGCGCCAACAGGTGAGCGGTCCCACCGCGATAGCCATGCTGGAGCAGATCTGGGGTCGTGAACTGTCCGGCTACGACCCGGACGGTCCGCTGCCGGACTTCGATCCGGTGATCGACAGCGACATCACCCAGGGCCGGGTCCGGCACGGCGACCCGGTCGCGGTGGCGCGACGCTTCCGGGAACGCGCCGAGGCCGCGAACCTGTCCATTCGGGAAGTGGTGATCGCGATGACCAGCCGAGAGCAATTCGTCGGCACCGCAACGCATATCGCCGACGAGATCGACCGTTACGTCCAAGCTGACGCCTGCGACGGGTTCATCCTGGTGCCGCACCTCACCCCGCACGGCCTCGACGAATTCGTCGACAAGGTAGTGCCGCTGCTGCAGGAGCGCGGCGCCTACCGCACCGAGTACAGCGGTCAGACGCTGCGCGAGAACCTGGGCTTGGGTGCCCGGAGCCGCTAG
- a CDS encoding MBL fold metallo-hydrolase: MGEQTQLVQITDRVHLAQGPAVNWTLVADHTGVMLIDAGYPGDREEVLASLRRLGYGPADVRAILLTHAHIDHLGTAIWFAREHRTPVYCHADEVGHVKREYLEQVSIPALALRLWRPRWALWTLHVVRSGGLNRTGIPTALPLTDDVAAGLPGRPRAVFSPGHTNGHCSYLVDGVLVSGDALITGHPLIVHDGPQLLPAIFSYSQQQCIRTLSALAQVESEILAPGHGPLWRGPIREATDTALRKAGAI; encoded by the coding sequence ATGGGTGAGCAGACACAGCTGGTGCAGATCACCGACAGGGTTCATCTCGCGCAGGGACCCGCGGTCAACTGGACGCTGGTCGCCGACCACACCGGGGTCATGCTGATCGACGCCGGCTACCCCGGCGACCGCGAAGAGGTGCTGGCCTCGCTGCGCAGGCTCGGCTACGGGCCCGCAGACGTGCGCGCCATCCTGCTCACCCACGCCCACATCGACCACCTGGGCACCGCGATCTGGTTCGCCCGCGAGCACCGCACCCCGGTGTACTGCCACGCCGACGAGGTGGGTCACGTCAAGCGCGAATACCTGGAGCAGGTGTCCATACCGGCGCTCGCACTGCGACTGTGGCGGCCGCGCTGGGCGTTGTGGACCCTGCACGTGGTGCGCAGCGGCGGCCTGAACCGCACCGGCATCCCGACCGCCCTGCCGCTGACCGACGACGTCGCCGCCGGACTGCCCGGCCGCCCGCGCGCCGTATTCAGTCCCGGTCACACCAACGGGCACTGCTCGTATCTGGTGGACGGGGTGCTGGTCAGTGGTGACGCCCTGATCACCGGGCATCCGCTGATCGTCCACGACGGGCCGCAGCTGCTGCCCGCGATCTTCAGCTACAGCCAGCAACAGTGCATCCGCACCCTGTCGGCGCTGGCGCAGGTGGAATCGGAGATCCTGGCTCCCGGGCACGGACCGCTGTGGCGCGGCCCGATCCGCGAGGCCACCGACACCGCGCTCCGTAAGGCCGGCGCGATCTAG
- a CDS encoding hypothetical protein (frameshifted, insertion at around 743318) has product MEVSLGRYDQAMTVLEPLLATFDPAHDTEIMQGGYLPDAIEALAGLGRVDEAEQLSNALAENGTRLNRRWMLAMAARGRALCLAARGNLAAAEEAAVAAIAHHQLLAMPFETARSRLLLGQVQRRRRRRQDASASLRAALQTFEQLGTPWWASRARSELARLSSTSGGSDGLTPAERRVAELAATGRSNKEIAAELFISDKTVEMALSRVYRKLGIRSRGGLSMALRSGDI; this is encoded by the coding sequence GTGGAGGTGTCCCTGGGCCGCTACGACCAAGCGATGACGGTGTTGGAACCGCTGTTGGCGACCTTCGACCCCGCCCACGACACCGAGATCATGCAGGGTGGCTACCTTCCCGACGCGATCGAGGCACTCGCCGGCCTGGGTCGTGTCGACGAGGCTGAACAGTTGTCAAATGCGTTGGCAGAAAACGGTACTCGACTGAATCGTCGGTGGATGCTGGCCATGGCTGCACGGGGCCGCGCGCTATGCCTGGCCGCGCGGGGCAACCTCGCCGCCGCAGAGGAAGCTGCCGTCGCTGCGATCGCGCATCATCAACTGCTTGCCATGCCGTTCGAGACCGCTCGTAGCCGGCTTCTCCTCGGCCAGGTACAGCGACGCCGCCGGCGCAGGCAGGATGCTTCGGCCTCGCTGCGTGCGGCTCTGCAGACCTTCGAGCAACTCGGCACGCCATGGTGGGCATCGCGGGCACGCTCGGAACTCGCCCGTCTGAGCAGTACCAGCGGGGGCAGCGATGGGCTGACCCCCGCCGAGCGGCGTGTCGCCGAACTCGCCGCGACGGGACGATCCAACAAGGAGATCGCCGCCGAGCTGTTCATCTCGGATAAGACCGTCGAGATGGCGCTGAGCCGCGTGTACCGCAAGCTCGGAATACGGTCCCGCGGCGGTCTGTCGATGGCGCTCCGATCCGGCGACATTTAG